One Amorphoplanes digitatis genomic window carries:
- a CDS encoding YbaK/EbsC family protein, with amino-acid sequence MEYAETYDRLIDLLDRHEATYRLIDHAEEGRTEIVSGYRGHEVAAAAKCMIVMVKLGKKVTKYVLAVVPGDARVDLQAIKGLLGGTYISFANPEIAERLSGCVAGTILPFTFSDELELIADPGIKAFPELFFNAARLDRSMALRTEDYLRIADPRFEPIAAENTPAP; translated from the coding sequence ATGGAATACGCGGAAACCTACGACCGGCTGATCGACCTACTGGATCGGCACGAGGCGACATACCGGCTGATCGACCACGCGGAAGAGGGACGCACGGAGATCGTCAGCGGCTACCGCGGGCACGAGGTCGCGGCCGCCGCGAAGTGCATGATCGTCATGGTCAAGCTCGGCAAGAAGGTCACGAAGTACGTGCTGGCGGTCGTGCCGGGAGACGCGCGGGTCGACCTCCAGGCGATCAAGGGCCTGCTCGGTGGCACGTACATCTCCTTCGCCAACCCGGAGATCGCTGAGCGGCTCTCGGGCTGCGTCGCCGGGACGATCCTGCCCTTCACCTTCAGCGACGAGCTGGAACTCATCGCCGACCCCGGCATCAAGGCCTTCCCCGAGCTCTTCTTCAACGCCGCACGCCTGGATCGATCGATGGCGTTGCGCACCGAGGACTACCTGCGCATCGCGGATCCCCGGTTCGAGCCCATCGCCGCGGAGAACACGCCGGCAC
- a CDS encoding DMT family transporter yields MGRASLLRSDLSILLVAVIWGSSYVVMQDVGDRVPAAAFLALRFLTALPVVLLLAAPSLRRLNRVEVLAGAGFGVMLYGILILETVGVQHTSAANAGFLITVSVVFVPVLERILSRKAQPFIVYAATVVALFGCGLLLLSGGLHPRSGDLIILAAAAIRATQITLFGRHVHGQSIQNLTVVEFVVVIVLASLTSVFTGDPVWSAAGQVDGRSWLLIAYLGVLGTAFAFFMQLRSARLSSSTRVGLILCTEPVFATIFAIAVAGESLGFIQALGGVLMVGSALVGRAAEASGRAAGAPRPMALTSGREPIGPATYDPVVSGHLSDTSPLNGRRDE; encoded by the coding sequence GTGGGCCGCGCGTCGCTGCTCCGCTCCGACCTCTCCATCCTGCTGGTCGCCGTCATCTGGGGTTCCAGCTACGTCGTGATGCAGGACGTGGGTGACAGGGTGCCGGCCGCGGCGTTCCTCGCCCTGCGATTCCTCACCGCGCTCCCGGTCGTGTTGCTGCTGGCCGCGCCGTCGCTGCGCCGGCTCAACCGGGTGGAGGTGCTGGCCGGCGCCGGGTTCGGCGTGATGCTCTACGGCATCCTCATCCTGGAGACGGTCGGCGTGCAGCACACGTCGGCGGCCAACGCCGGGTTCCTCATCACGGTCTCGGTGGTGTTCGTCCCCGTGCTGGAGCGGATCCTCAGCCGCAAGGCCCAACCCTTCATCGTGTACGCGGCCACGGTCGTCGCCCTGTTCGGCTGCGGGCTGCTGTTGCTCTCCGGCGGCCTGCACCCCCGATCGGGTGACTTGATCATCCTGGCCGCCGCGGCGATCAGGGCCACCCAGATCACCCTCTTCGGCCGGCACGTGCACGGCCAGTCGATCCAGAACCTCACCGTCGTCGAGTTCGTCGTGGTGATCGTGCTCGCCTCGCTCACCTCCGTGTTCACCGGCGATCCGGTGTGGTCCGCGGCGGGACAGGTCGACGGCCGCTCGTGGCTGCTGATCGCCTACCTGGGCGTGCTGGGAACGGCCTTCGCCTTCTTCATGCAGCTGCGGTCCGCCCGGCTGTCGAGCTCCACCCGGGTGGGGCTGATCCTCTGCACCGAGCCCGTCTTCGCCACGATCTTCGCGATCGCCGTCGCCGGCGAGTCGCTGGGCTTCATCCAGGCGCTCGGCGGCGTGCTGATGGTCGGCTCGGCGCTGGTCGGCCGCGCGGCCGAGGCCTCCGGCCGGGCGGCGGGGGCGCCCCGCCCGATGGCCCTGACCTCGGGCCGGGAACCGATCGGGCCCGCAACCTACGACCCGGTAGTGTCGGGACACCTGTCCGACACTTCACCGTTGAATGGACGCCGTGACGAATGA
- a CDS encoding helix-turn-helix domain-containing protein: MTNESLGPPAAGMGAAVGREVRRFREARQMSVSELARRAGVSKGTLSKLEAGLGNPTIETIAAIAVALRLTLGDLIPTSAPNTPTLHRGTPEPDYSRQELLQRIGPGVLTEIWRVRIRQAGGFVESPPHAAGTVEYLLVSRGVFRAGPAEGLSELHAGDFLVFQADVPHRYEVVEGPAEASLVMTYPAMNVGVTAALHPAAI, translated from the coding sequence GTGACGAATGAGAGTTTGGGGCCGCCCGCAGCCGGGATGGGAGCGGCGGTCGGCCGGGAGGTCCGCCGCTTCCGGGAGGCCCGCCAGATGTCGGTGTCCGAGCTGGCCCGCCGGGCGGGCGTGAGCAAGGGCACGCTGTCCAAGCTGGAGGCCGGCCTGGGCAATCCGACGATCGAGACGATCGCGGCCATCGCCGTCGCACTGCGACTCACCCTTGGCGACCTCATTCCGACGTCGGCGCCGAACACACCCACCCTGCACCGCGGTACCCCGGAGCCGGACTACAGCCGGCAGGAGCTGTTGCAGCGCATCGGACCCGGCGTCCTGACCGAGATCTGGCGGGTCCGGATCCGGCAGGCCGGCGGCTTCGTGGAGAGCCCGCCGCACGCCGCGGGCACCGTGGAATACCTGCTGGTGAGCCGGGGCGTCTTCCGCGCGGGTCCGGCGGAGGGCCTGAGCGAGTTGCACGCGGGGGACTTCCTGGTCTTCCAGGCCGACGTGCCGCACCGGTACGAGGTCGTGGAGGGTCCGGCCGAGGCCAGCCTCGTGATGACCTATCCCGCCATGAACGTGGGAGTCACCGCGGCCCTGCACCCCGCCGCCATCTGA
- a CDS encoding response regulator transcription factor — MIHDDANTTLDHHQHAESTPPPEPARTGKPPPQPPASPADRIRIALIDKPGLFREGLVGLLERQPDIRVVGVTGSGPEAIQALRHQLPDVLLVGLDAGDLHALDELHLLRHAVPGSKLVVLATHDDPRRVEHLLSSGAHAYIMKNTTLEELVTTIRVVDQHDDRVVLSVSRETMNRLRANSEPILSTREVEVLTLVAEGMRNSDIAGKLFIAEGTVKRHLTNIYAKLGATSRTDAVRRAAKAGLA; from the coding sequence GTGATCCACGACGACGCCAACACGACCCTTGACCACCACCAACACGCCGAGTCGACGCCGCCGCCTGAGCCGGCCCGGACCGGAAAGCCACCGCCGCAGCCACCGGCCTCGCCCGCCGACCGGATCCGCATCGCACTGATCGACAAGCCGGGGTTGTTCCGGGAGGGCCTGGTCGGGCTGCTGGAGCGGCAACCCGACATCCGCGTCGTCGGTGTCACCGGCTCCGGGCCCGAGGCGATCCAGGCGCTGCGCCATCAGCTGCCGGACGTCCTGCTGGTCGGCCTCGACGCGGGCGATCTGCACGCGCTCGACGAGCTGCACCTGCTGCGCCACGCCGTACCGGGTTCCAAGCTGGTCGTCCTCGCCACCCACGACGACCCTCGCCGGGTGGAGCATCTGCTGTCCTCCGGCGCGCACGCCTACATCATGAAGAACACGACCCTGGAGGAGCTGGTGACCACCATTCGGGTGGTGGACCAGCACGACGACCGCGTCGTGCTCTCGGTGTCCCGCGAGACGATGAACCGGCTGAGGGCCAACAGCGAGCCGATCCTCTCGACCCGTGAGGTGGAGGTTCTCACGCTGGTGGCCGAGGGCATGCGCAACTCGGACATCGCCGGGAAGCTGTTCATCGCCGAGGGCACGGTCAAACGGCACCTGACGAACATCTACGCGAAGCTCGGCGCGACGTCCCGTACCGATGCGGTCCGGCGCGCCGCCAAGGCCGGGCTCGCCTGA
- a CDS encoding adenine phosphoribosyltransferase, with amino-acid sequence MNIDLKSAVRVYPDFPTPGIAFQDLAPLYGTPGLLGRLGEALARSFPQGYEVVLAVEARGFVIGTAVAMAAGRPLVLARKQGKLPGPLHRTEYALEYGSAVLTIQHAAVPPGAKVLVVDDVLATGGTLAAAARLVEEAGAAVSGFGVVLDIEALGARARLAPVPVVSLLTAS; translated from the coding sequence GTGAACATTGATCTGAAATCCGCGGTGCGGGTCTATCCGGACTTCCCGACACCCGGGATCGCATTTCAAGATCTGGCTCCGCTGTACGGGACGCCGGGTCTGCTCGGGCGGCTCGGCGAGGCGCTGGCCAGGTCCTTCCCCCAGGGGTACGAGGTCGTCCTCGCGGTGGAGGCGCGCGGCTTCGTGATCGGTACGGCCGTGGCCATGGCGGCCGGTCGCCCCCTGGTCCTGGCCCGCAAGCAGGGCAAGCTGCCGGGGCCGCTGCACCGGACGGAGTACGCCCTGGAATACGGCTCCGCGGTGCTCACGATCCAGCACGCGGCGGTGCCGCCCGGCGCGAAGGTCCTCGTGGTGGACGACGTGCTGGCCACCGGCGGCACCCTGGCCGCCGCCGCGCGCCTGGTCGAGGAGGCGGGTGCGGCGGTGTCCGGGTTCGGCGTGGTGCTGGACATCGAGGCGCTCGGTGCCCGCGCGCGGCTCGCGCCGGTTCCGGTCGTCTCCCTGCTGACGGCATCCTGA